The Streptomyces vinaceus genome contains the following window.
GCCGCCCGTCGCGCAGGTCCACTTCCCCGCGTCCGAGTCCGAGCAGGCCACCGGCAACTACGGCTGCAACGGGTTCACCGCGGAGGTCACGTACGACGGCCCGGGCGCCATCACGCTGAAACCGGGCTCCACCACCGCCATGGCCTGCGAGAACACGGAGTTCGAGGCGGCCTTCGCCAAGCTCCTCACCGGCCGCCTCACGCTGGAGCGCCGGTCGGACCGGCTCACCCTGAAGACCGCCGACGGGAGCACCATCGCGATGAGCTCGCAGCCCCCGGCCCCGGACGCCCCGCTCACCGCCACCGCGTGGACGGTGACCTCCCTGGTCAGCGGCGGTACGGCCGCCTCCGTACCGGCCGAGGCGGCCGGCCGGGCCGTCTTCACGATCGCCCCCGACGGCGCCGCGAGCGGCAGCCTCGGCTGCAACCGCTTCAGTGCCAAGGCCGCCGTCGAGGGCCCCACGCTCTCCTTCGGTCCGCTGACCAGCACCCGGATGGCCTGCCAGGGTCCGCAGGGCGAGCTGGAGGCGAAGCTGACCGCCCTGTTCGGCAGCGGTCCGCTCACCTGGAAGGTCCAGGGCGCCACCCTGAACCTGACCGCGACCGACGGCAACGGCCTGACCGCGACGGCGGCGTCGGCGGCGGAATGACCCGCCGCGAGGCCCGGCCGCGGAACCGGTGTCCGGGCGTCAGCCGGGGTACGGCAGCAGTCCCGCGTCCACCTTCTCCCAGGCGGCGCGCAGTTCCGCCAGCCGGGCCGGCTCCAGCGCCGCCTTGTCGGCCTGTTCGCGGATGTCCCCGGCCAGGTTGAACAGCTGGTCCCTGCCCGTCTTGCCGCGGTAGTACTTCCAGTCCCCGCGGCGCAGGGCCCGCTCCCCGCGCACCCGCCAGAACAGGTTGCGCTCCGCGGTCCGCTCGCCGCGCAGCAGGTAGCCGGCCAGGCTCACCCCGTCCAGCGGGTGGGCCGGGTCGGGCCGGGTCCCCGCCAGCTCCAGCAGGGTCGCGGTCCAGTCCGGGGTGAAGACCGGCAGGTGGCTGACCTGGCCGCCGTCGATCCGGGCGGGCCAGCGCACGATGTTCGGCACCCGGATCCCGCCCTCCTGGAGGGAGGCCTTGTTGCCGGAGAGCGGCCAGTTGTACGAGAAGCGCTCGCCGCCGTTGTCGCTGGAGAAGAAGACCAGGGTGTCCTCCTCCTGGCCGGAGCGCTTCAGCGCCGCCAGCACCTTGCCGACCGAGCGGTCGAGGTCCTCGACCATCTCCTTGTACTTCTCGACCGAGCCGCCGTCCTGGTGCCACAGGGCCCGCGCGTCGCCCGCCTTGATCCGCCGCTCGACCTCGGCGCTCGCCTCGGTGTCCCCGTCGGCGATCCACGGCCAGTGCGGGGTGGTGAAGTTGAGGTTCAGCAGCCAGGGCTTGCCGTGGTGGTCGCGGGAGACGTACTCGCTCGCGCGCTCGGTGATGATCCGCGTGTAGTAGCGCAGGTCCTTGTACTCGGCGTCGCCCTCGTAGAGGTCGTACTCGCCGCCCAGGCCCAGCTTGGAGTAGTACTCCAGGGCCCCGCCGAAGTTGCCGAAGAACTCGTCCCAGCCCGACTTGGTGGGGCTGTAGTCGGGCAGGTAGCCGCAGTGCCACTTTCCGATCAGCGCGGTCGCGTAGCCGGAGGAGCGCAGCAGGGAGGCCAGCGTCGGGTGGGTGGGCTCCAGGCCCGCGCTCTTGTCGGCGATGGGCTCGGCGAGCCCGCCCGCGGTCCGGCCGGGGTAGCGGCCCGTGTACAGGCTGAACCGGGTGGGCGAGCAGGTGGCGGAGCCGGCGTAGGCGTCGGTGAAGCGGACGCCCTGGCGGGCCAGCCGGTCCAGGTTCGGGGTCTTGATGTGCGGGGAGCCGTACGAGGACAGGTCGGCCCAGCCCAGGTCGTCGCCGAGGATGAACAGGATGTTCGGGCGCCGGGACCGGCGGCCGCGGGCGGCCTGGAACGGGCGCTCCTGCGGGGTGCTCCCGGCGGCGTCGGAAGCGGCGTCGGAAGCGGCGTCGGAAGCGGCGGCCGGGCCGGCCCCGAGCCCCACCGCGGCGGCTGCGGCGGTCACTCCGACGGCACCTCCGAACGCCCGGCGGGACAGATGGCTGTTGTACGAAGACACGGGAACTCCAAGACACGGCTCGGCGGCCCCGCCCCGGGCGCGCGCGGGACGGCGCGCGGCACGGCGGAGCGGGGCTCGGCGGAGCGAAAGGGAAAAAGGAAGCGGAGAGTTGTGGCTACGCGGAACAGCGACAGATGGCGCTCGCGACACGGACCAGGTCTACGTGGCGGCGCTCGACGAGGGTGACGGAACGGTCACCGAGAGGCTGCATGGGGCGAGAGCCTGTACGAATACCTTCGTAGATGTCAACAAAGGCTCCGAATAGCGAGACAGAGTCGTCCCGTCACCCTCTGTGCTGTGACATTTCCCGGCCGTCCCCAATTCGGACCAGTGGTCGATCTCGCCTACACTCGGGAGCGTGCCTCGTGGTGATGGACGACTCAACCACGACCTGCTCCCCGGCGAAAAGGGCCCCCAGGACGCTTGCGGCGTCTTCGGTGTCTGGGCTCCGGGTGAAGAGGTCGCCAAGCTCACCTACTTCGGACTGTATGCGTTGCAGCACCGTGGACAAGAGTCCGCGGGTATCGCTGTGAGCAACGGTTCCCAGATCCTCGTCTTCAAGGACATGGGCCTCGTTTCCCAGGTCTTCGACGAAACCTCTCTCGGCTCGCTCCAGGGTCATATCGCGGTCGGTCACGCCCGCTACTCGACCACCGGAGCCTCCGTCTGGGAGAACGCGCAGCCCACTTTCCGCGCGACCGCCCACGGCTCCATTGCCCTGGGTCACAACGGCAACCTGGTGAACACCGCCGAGCTCGCCGAGATGGTCGCCGACCTCCCCCGTCAGGACGGCCGCGCCACCCAGGTGGCGGCCACCAACGACACCGACCTGGTCACCGCCCTGCTGGCCGGCCAGACGGACGACGACGGCAAGCCCCTGACGATCGAGGAGTCGGCCACCAAGGTCCTCCCGAAGGTCAAGGGCGCCTTCTCGCTCGTGTTCATGGACGAGGGAACCCTCTACACCGCCCGTGACCCGCAGGGCATCCGCCCGCTGGTCCTCGGCCGCCTGGAGCGCGGCTGGGTGGTCGCGAGTGAGACCGCCGCCCTCGACATCTGCGGCGCCAGCTTCGTCCGCGAGGTCGAGCCGGGCGAGCTCATCGCGATCGACGAGAACGGTCTGCGGACCTCTCGATTCGCGGAAGCGAAGCCCAAGGGCTGTGTCTTCGAGTACGTCTACCTGGCGCGCCCGGACACCGACATCGCCGGCCGGAACGTCTACCTCTCGCGTGTCGAGATGGGCCGGCGCCTGGCCAAGGAAGCCCCCGTCGAGGCCGACCTGGTGATAGCGACGCCGGAATCCGGCACGCCCGCCGCCGTCGGCTACGCCGAGGCCAGCGGGATCCCGTACGGCTCCGGCCTGGTCAAGAACGCCTACGTGGGCCGGACCTTCATCCAGCCCTCGCAGACGATCCGCCAGCTGGGCATCCGCCTCAAGCTCAACCCCCTCAAGGAAGTCATCCGGGGCAAGCGCCTGGTGGTCGTCGACGACTCGATCGTCCGCGGCAACACCCAGCGCGCCCTGGTCAAGATGCTCCGCGAGGCCGGCGCGGCCGAGGTCCACATCCGGATCTCCTCGCCGCCGGTGAAGTGGCCGTGCTTCTTCGGCATCGACTTCGCCACCCGGGCCGAGCTGATCGCCAACGGCATGACGGTCGACGAGATCGCCACGTCGCTCGGCGCGGACTCGCTCTCGTACATCTCGCTCGACTCGATGATCGAGGCGACGACCATCCAGAAGCCCAACCTCTGCCGTGCCTGCTTCGACGGCGAGTACCCCATGGAGCTGCCCGACCCGCAGCTCCTGGGCAAGCAGCTCCTGGAGAGCGAGCTGGCCGGCGGCACCGACGCCGCCGACGCGCTCCGGCGCCCGTAGCGCCGCGACCCGCGACCCCGGCTCCACCTGCGCCGGGCCCTGTCTTTACGAGTGCTTCTCCCAGGGCCCGGCACCACCCGCAGTAACGACACGAAAGCTCTCCCTGTCATGACAGAGAAGACCACCGGTGCCAGCTACGCAGCCGCGGGCGTGGACATCGAAGCCGGAGACCGCGCGGTCGAACTGATGAAGGAGTGGGTGAAGAAGACGCAGCGCCCCGAGGTCCTCGGCGGCCTCGGCGGGTTCGCCGGCCTCTTCGACGCCTCCGCCCTCAAGCGCTACGAGCGCCCGCTGCTGGCCTCCGCGACCGACGGCGTCGGCACGAAGGTGGACATCGCCCGCCAGCTGGGCGTGTACGACACCATCGGCCACGACCTCGTCGCGATGGTCATGGACGACATCGTCGTCTGCGGAGCAGAGCCGCTCTTCATGACGGACTACATCTGCGTCGGCAAGGTGCACCCCGAGCGTGTCGCGGCGATCGTGAAGGGCATCGCCGAGGGCTGCGTCCTCGCCGGCTGCGCCCTGGTGGGCGGCGAGACCGCCGAACACCCGGGTCTGCTGGGCCCGGACGAGTTCGACGTGGCGGGCGCCGGCACCGGTGTCGTCGAGTACGACCGCCTGCTCGGCGCGGATCGCATCCGTACGGGTGACGCCGTCATCGCGATGGCATCGTCCGGCCTTCACTCGAACGGGTACTCGCTCGTCCGGCACGTCCTTTTCGACCGCGCCGGCATGTCGCTCGACCAGCACGTGGAGGAGCTCGGCCGGACCCTCGGCGAGGAGCTCCTGGAACCCACCAAGATCTACTCGCTGGACTGCATGGCTCTCACCCGTACGGCCGAGGTGCACGCGTACTCGCACATCACCGGCGGCGGGCTCGCGGCGAACCTGGCCCGGGTCATCCCCGACCACCTGCACGCGACGGTCGACCGTTCGACCTGGGCCCCGGGCGCGGTATTCGACCTGGTCGGCAAGGCCGGCCGGGTGGAGCAGCTGGAGCTGGAGAAGACCCTGAACATGGGCGTCGGCATGATGGCCGTGGTCCCGCAGGAGTCGGTGGACGTGGCTCTGACCGCGCTGGCCGACCGGGGCGTGGACGCCTGGGTCGCGGGAGAGATCCTGGACCGGGGCGACCGCGGCGAGAGTGCGACCCTGACCGGTTCCTACGCGAGCTGAGCAGCACTGAACCCGGTCCGGGGCGATGCCCTGGACCGGGTTCAGTGCTTTTTGCGGTTTTTGCGTTGTGACTCGTGCAGACGCGAAAGAGACGCCGAAGGGCGTCAAGCGCCGCGACGCTGTGCCGACGGACCGGACTCTTCGTCCTCGTCGTCGTCATCATCGCTGTTGTACAGATCCGCGTACTTGGCGTACGGGTCGTCGTCGTCCAGATCGTCATCGACTTCGACCGGCTCGCTGACAGGCAGCAGCGGTTCCGTCGGCGATGCGCCCAGCTCATTGGCCAGACGCGAGAGGTCAGTCCCGCCGCTGTTGTACTTCAGCTGGCGGGCGACCTTTGTCTGCTTGGCCTTGGCCCGGCCGCGCCCCATGGCTCGACCCCCTCGGTGACGGGGCTCGACGGCCCCAGAGTCTGACACGCGTTCATGGTTCGGAGCGGGCTCTCCGTGGAGAGACCGTCCGTAGGGGTTTAACGGTACCTGCTTCCGCGGCCATACGGTACGCCGCCCGCATGACGTGCCCCGGTGCAGGACCAATGAGGCGCCCCGTCCTCGCTGGTCAGCTGCGATTTTAACCCTTTCCTGGCGGGCGACCCGCCGAAGTGCAGTGAGTTCCGTCTCGCCGCAACCCCGGCGGGCGCACGCAGGGGGTCCTACAGGGCCGGGGCCGAGCCCTTCGCGGCCTTCGCGGCGCGGGCGTCAGCCATGCGCTGCTCGGCGATCCGGTCGGCCGCGGCGGCCGGCGGAATACCGTCAGCCTTCGCACGAGCGAAGATTTCGAGGGTGGTGTCGAAGATCTTCGTGGCCTTCGCCTTGCACCGGTCGAAGTCGAAGCCCCGGAGCTCGTCGGCGACCTGGATGACTCCGCCCGCGTTCACCACGTAGTCGGGCGCGTAGAGGATCCCGCGGTCCGCGAGGTCCTTCTCGACGCCCGGGTGGGCGAGCTGGTTGTTCGCGGCGCCGCACACGACCTTGGCGGTCAGGGCGGGGACCGACTCGTCGTTCAGCGCACCGCCGAGCGCGCAGGGGGCGTAGATGTCCAGGCCCTCGGTGCG
Protein-coding sequences here:
- a CDS encoding META domain-containing protein — protein: MRTPRHLPAALVAVLVLAAATACSDGGPRGTLPGHGSSGTWFVQSVSTGGKTLTAPPVAQVHFPASESEQATGNYGCNGFTAEVTYDGPGAITLKPGSTTAMACENTEFEAAFAKLLTGRLTLERRSDRLTLKTADGSTIAMSSQPPAPDAPLTATAWTVTSLVSGGTAASVPAEAAGRAVFTIAPDGAASGSLGCNRFSAKAAVEGPTLSFGPLTSTRMACQGPQGELEAKLTALFGSGPLTWKVQGATLNLTATDGNGLTATAASAAE
- a CDS encoding sulfatase-like hydrolase/transferase, which codes for MTAAAAAVGLGAGPAAASDAASDAASDAAGSTPQERPFQAARGRRSRRPNILFILGDDLGWADLSSYGSPHIKTPNLDRLARQGVRFTDAYAGSATCSPTRFSLYTGRYPGRTAGGLAEPIADKSAGLEPTHPTLASLLRSSGYATALIGKWHCGYLPDYSPTKSGWDEFFGNFGGALEYYSKLGLGGEYDLYEGDAEYKDLRYYTRIITERASEYVSRDHHGKPWLLNLNFTTPHWPWIADGDTEASAEVERRIKAGDARALWHQDGGSVEKYKEMVEDLDRSVGKVLAALKRSGQEEDTLVFFSSDNGGERFSYNWPLSGNKASLQEGGIRVPNIVRWPARIDGGQVSHLPVFTPDWTATLLELAGTRPDPAHPLDGVSLAGYLLRGERTAERNLFWRVRGERALRRGDWKYYRGKTGRDQLFNLAGDIREQADKAALEPARLAELRAAWEKVDAGLLPYPG
- a CDS encoding putative leader peptide, translating into MQPLGDRSVTLVERRHVDLVRVASAICRCSA
- the purF gene encoding amidophosphoribosyltransferase; its protein translation is MPRGDGRLNHDLLPGEKGPQDACGVFGVWAPGEEVAKLTYFGLYALQHRGQESAGIAVSNGSQILVFKDMGLVSQVFDETSLGSLQGHIAVGHARYSTTGASVWENAQPTFRATAHGSIALGHNGNLVNTAELAEMVADLPRQDGRATQVAATNDTDLVTALLAGQTDDDGKPLTIEESATKVLPKVKGAFSLVFMDEGTLYTARDPQGIRPLVLGRLERGWVVASETAALDICGASFVREVEPGELIAIDENGLRTSRFAEAKPKGCVFEYVYLARPDTDIAGRNVYLSRVEMGRRLAKEAPVEADLVIATPESGTPAAVGYAEASGIPYGSGLVKNAYVGRTFIQPSQTIRQLGIRLKLNPLKEVIRGKRLVVVDDSIVRGNTQRALVKMLREAGAAEVHIRISSPPVKWPCFFGIDFATRAELIANGMTVDEIATSLGADSLSYISLDSMIEATTIQKPNLCRACFDGEYPMELPDPQLLGKQLLESELAGGTDAADALRRP
- the purM gene encoding phosphoribosylformylglycinamidine cyclo-ligase; the protein is MTEKTTGASYAAAGVDIEAGDRAVELMKEWVKKTQRPEVLGGLGGFAGLFDASALKRYERPLLASATDGVGTKVDIARQLGVYDTIGHDLVAMVMDDIVVCGAEPLFMTDYICVGKVHPERVAAIVKGIAEGCVLAGCALVGGETAEHPGLLGPDEFDVAGAGTGVVEYDRLLGADRIRTGDAVIAMASSGLHSNGYSLVRHVLFDRAGMSLDQHVEELGRTLGEELLEPTKIYSLDCMALTRTAEVHAYSHITGGGLAANLARVIPDHLHATVDRSTWAPGAVFDLVGKAGRVEQLELEKTLNMGVGMMAVVPQESVDVALTALADRGVDAWVAGEILDRGDRGESATLTGSYAS
- a CDS encoding DUF3073 domain-containing protein, whose product is MGRGRAKAKQTKVARQLKYNSGGTDLSRLANELGASPTEPLLPVSEPVEVDDDLDDDDPYAKYADLYNSDDDDDEDEESGPSAQRRGA